A portion of the Microlunatus phosphovorus NM-1 genome contains these proteins:
- the ppk2 gene encoding polyphosphate kinase 2 yields the protein MSKKKQKPRKIPNDVYEAEIFRLQSELVKLQEWVRHTGARVVVIFEGRDAAGKGGTIKRVTEYLSPRVARVAALPTPTEREKTQWYFQRYIQHLPAAGEIVLFDRSWYNRAGVEKVMGFCTPQQYALFMRQAPLFEQMLIDEGILLRKYWFSVSDSEQLRRFRSRMSDPVRQWKLSPMDLESINRWEDYSRAKDEMMVHTDIPVSPWFVVESDIKKHARLNMISHLLSTIPYTDVPGQKVHLPKRLPASENYQRPPRELSHYVPDHVSQVMGDPEKSS from the coding sequence GTGAGCAAGAAGAAGCAAAAGCCACGCAAGATCCCCAACGACGTTTACGAGGCCGAGATCTTCCGACTGCAGTCGGAGTTGGTGAAGCTGCAGGAGTGGGTCCGCCACACCGGTGCTCGCGTCGTGGTGATCTTCGAAGGCCGTGATGCGGCGGGCAAGGGCGGCACGATCAAGCGGGTCACCGAATACTTGAGCCCTCGCGTCGCGCGGGTCGCAGCCCTGCCGACACCGACAGAGCGTGAGAAGACTCAGTGGTATTTCCAGCGCTACATCCAGCATCTGCCCGCGGCGGGCGAAATCGTGCTGTTCGACCGTTCCTGGTACAACCGGGCCGGCGTCGAGAAGGTGATGGGCTTCTGCACGCCACAGCAGTACGCCCTCTTCATGCGGCAGGCCCCGCTGTTCGAGCAGATGCTGATCGATGAAGGCATCCTGCTTCGCAAGTACTGGTTCTCGGTGTCCGACTCCGAGCAACTCCGACGGTTCCGCTCCCGGATGAGCGACCCGGTCCGGCAGTGGAAGCTGTCGCCGATGGATCTCGAGTCGATCAACCGATGGGAGGACTACTCCCGGGCCAAGGACGAGATGATGGTGCACACCGACATCCCGGTCAGCCCCTGGTTCGTCGTCGAATCCGACATCAAGAAGCATGCCCGGCTGAACATGATCTCGCACCTGCTGTCGACCATCCCCTACACCGACGTACCGGGACAGAAGGTGCACCTGCCGAAGCGACTGCCAGCCAGCGAGAACTACCAGCGGCCGCCGCGGGAGCTCTCGCATTACGTGCCCGACCACGTCTCACAGGTCATGGGCGATCCGGAGAAGAGCTCCTGA
- a CDS encoding sulfatase-like hydrolase/transferase, producing MSVSRAAWKVRLADAIALLIVVAALLLPDRLTSTDFGSFAAIPLELMLGAMLLLLLPSTVRLPVATTLALLLAALTVLKIIDACFYASLSRPFDLVLDWGLAGGAWALLTSSLGLPAALLIAFAALLVVLGVPVALLLAVRRLTRLLDTHTSVVVAVVAAAALWLACWVAGIVIAAPYPVASHASTTKVINEVKRIRDGRQEQQAFATQIAADQVAATPADQLLTGLRGKRVLLVFVESYGRVALEDPTIGAQIRPVLDSGTTELAAHGIQARSGYLTSPIAGGGSWLAHATLLSGLRIDHQRRYLTLVASDRFTLTEAFHRAGWHTLGVMPGVTRAWPEGAFYDYDEIYDSAALDYAGPAFGWSRIPDQFTLARLDQLTSGSPQRPAMAMVPLITSHAPWSAVPPILPWDDLGDGSVYGSSADDTEQPEAILARDPTRVRADYARSISYSLQSLISYTAKESGDDLVVVMLGDHQPAPAVTGPDAGKDVPITVISGDPAVLQRIDSWGWSSGLRPAPDAPVWPMESFRNRFLAAYAR from the coding sequence ATGTCAGTGTCGCGTGCTGCCTGGAAGGTTCGCCTCGCTGACGCGATCGCGCTGCTCATCGTGGTGGCAGCTCTGCTGCTCCCGGACCGGCTGACGTCCACCGATTTCGGCTCGTTCGCCGCGATACCGCTGGAGCTGATGCTCGGCGCGATGCTGCTGTTGCTGCTGCCATCGACCGTGCGACTGCCGGTGGCGACCACCCTGGCACTGCTGCTCGCCGCCCTGACCGTGCTCAAGATCATCGATGCCTGCTTCTACGCCAGCTTGTCGCGACCCTTCGACCTGGTGCTCGACTGGGGGCTGGCCGGCGGCGCATGGGCCTTGCTGACCTCGTCCCTCGGTCTGCCTGCTGCCCTCCTCATCGCGTTCGCCGCCTTGCTGGTCGTCCTCGGTGTGCCGGTGGCCCTGCTTCTCGCGGTTCGCCGGCTGACCCGGCTGCTGGATACGCACACGTCTGTCGTCGTCGCGGTCGTCGCCGCCGCGGCGCTGTGGCTCGCCTGTTGGGTCGCCGGGATCGTGATCGCCGCACCCTACCCGGTCGCCTCCCACGCCAGCACGACCAAGGTCATCAACGAGGTCAAGCGCATCCGGGACGGCCGCCAGGAGCAACAGGCTTTCGCCACTCAGATCGCCGCCGACCAGGTCGCCGCGACGCCGGCCGACCAGCTGCTCACCGGGCTGCGGGGCAAGCGAGTGCTGTTGGTCTTCGTGGAGAGCTACGGTCGGGTGGCACTGGAGGATCCCACGATCGGCGCACAGATTCGCCCGGTGCTCGACTCCGGCACCACCGAGCTGGCGGCACACGGGATTCAGGCCCGCAGCGGCTACCTCACCTCCCCCATCGCCGGCGGCGGCAGTTGGCTGGCCCACGCCACGTTGCTGTCCGGGCTGCGCATCGATCACCAACGGCGATATCTGACGCTGGTGGCCAGTGATCGGTTCACCTTGACCGAGGCATTCCACCGCGCGGGCTGGCACACGCTCGGGGTCATGCCTGGAGTCACCAGAGCCTGGCCGGAGGGTGCGTTCTACGACTACGACGAGATCTACGACTCCGCCGCTCTCGACTATGCCGGGCCTGCCTTCGGCTGGTCGCGGATCCCGGACCAGTTCACCCTGGCCAGACTCGATCAGCTCACCTCGGGATCTCCACAGCGGCCGGCCATGGCCATGGTGCCGCTGATCACCAGCCACGCACCGTGGTCGGCCGTGCCGCCGATACTTCCCTGGGATGATCTCGGGGACGGCAGTGTCTACGGATCCTCCGCCGACGACACGGAGCAGCCCGAGGCGATCCTGGCCCGTGACCCCACCCGGGTACGCGCCGACTACGCACGCTCGATCAGCTATTCATTGCAGAGCCTCATCTCCTACACAGCAAAGGAATCCGGCGACGACCTGGTGGTGGTCATGCTCGGTGATCACCAACCGGCACCGGCGGTCACCGGCCCTGACGCAGGCAAGGACGTGCCGATCACCGTGATCAGCGGCGATCCGGCGGTCCTGCAACGGATCGACAGCTGGGGCTGGTCGTCCGGGCTGCGTCCGGCGCCGGACGCCCCGGTCTGGCCGATGGAGTCCTTCCGGAACCGGTTCCTCGCCGCCTACGCGCGCTAG
- a CDS encoding aspartate kinase — translation MGRIVQKYGGSSVADAESIKRVAKRIVATRQLGHDVVVVISAMGDTTDDLMDLALKVSPQPPPRELDMLLTAGERMSAALLAMAIADQGLKARSLTGSQAGIITTGTHGNARIIDITPGRITKALEKGDIVIVAGFQGVAQDTKDVTTLGRGASDTTAVALAASLGADHCEIYTDVDGVFTADPRIVPSARRIPRISYETMLEMAACGAKILHLRCVEYARREHVKVHVRSSFTDKDGTWVEDWEEGSQMEQAIISGVAHDRSEAKITIVGVPDVVGEAARIFEAVAAADINIDMIVQNVSAVETHRTDISFTLPKTDGATAIAALRQLQDELGFSDILYDDRIGKVSVVGVGMRSHPGVTARFFTALAEVGVNIEMISTSEIRISVVVDTDDVDRAVAAAHTAFGLDAEEEAVVYAGTGR, via the coding sequence GTGGGCCGCATAGTCCAGAAGTACGGCGGTTCGTCGGTCGCGGATGCGGAGAGCATCAAGCGCGTGGCGAAGCGGATCGTCGCAACTCGCCAGTTGGGTCATGACGTGGTCGTGGTCATCTCGGCGATGGGCGACACCACCGACGATCTGATGGACCTCGCGCTCAAGGTGTCCCCGCAGCCTCCGCCCCGTGAGTTGGACATGCTGCTCACCGCCGGCGAGCGGATGAGCGCGGCGCTGCTCGCCATGGCGATCGCCGATCAGGGCCTGAAGGCTCGTTCGCTGACCGGTTCACAGGCGGGCATCATCACCACCGGCACGCACGGCAACGCCCGCATCATCGACATCACCCCTGGTCGGATCACCAAAGCCCTGGAGAAGGGCGACATCGTGATCGTGGCCGGCTTCCAAGGCGTTGCTCAAGACACCAAGGACGTGACCACCCTGGGTCGGGGTGCGTCGGACACCACCGCGGTCGCGCTGGCGGCCTCGCTCGGCGCCGACCACTGCGAGATCTACACCGATGTCGACGGCGTGTTCACCGCCGACCCGCGGATCGTGCCGAGCGCGCGGCGGATCCCGCGGATCTCGTACGAGACGATGCTGGAGATGGCAGCGTGCGGGGCCAAGATCCTGCACTTGCGTTGTGTGGAGTACGCGCGCCGTGAGCACGTGAAGGTGCACGTCCGGTCCTCGTTCACCGACAAGGACGGCACCTGGGTCGAAGACTGGGAGGAAGGAAGCCAGATGGAGCAGGCGATCATCTCGGGCGTTGCGCACGACCGCAGCGAGGCCAAGATCACCATCGTCGGGGTGCCCGACGTGGTCGGTGAGGCGGCTCGCATCTTCGAGGCCGTGGCCGCCGCCGACATCAACATCGACATGATCGTGCAGAACGTGTCGGCGGTGGAGACTCATCGCACCGATATCTCCTTCACGCTGCCGAAGACCGATGGTGCGACCGCGATCGCCGCGCTGAGGCAACTGCAGGATGAACTGGGCTTCTCCGACATCTTGTACGACGACCGGATCGGCAAGGTCTCGGTGGTCGGCGTCGGAATGCGCTCGCATCCCGGCGTGACCGCCAGGTTCTTCACCGCACTGGCCGAGGTCGGGGTCAACATCGAGATGATCTCCACCTCCGAGATCCGGATCTCGGTCGTCGTCGACACCGACGACGTCGATCGAGCCGTGGCCGCCGCCCACACCGCCTTCGGCCTGGACGCCGAAGAGGAGGCCGTGGTCTACGCCGGCACTGGGCGCTGA
- a CDS encoding ABC transporter substrate-binding protein produces the protein MTTPVPSLSRRLFLGGSLSAILLGGLAACSDKKVESSESPTGPSPASNPAFPATVEHKYGTTTIKAAPQRIVVVGFTEQDALLALGVAPIATTTATWAGDDVEYNIYPWAKDKLGDAKPTVLDSTEGLQYDQIKALKPDLIIGTNAGLSKDDYTELSKIAPTIANSGTYDSDWYEPWDTQTEMIGEAVGKVPEAKQLIADLNQRFADAQADHPKFQGVTAAFVQAPYTDGSVIAWPAGLSSDFLTDLGFVIPKSLDKFVDEQVAQAEIPAEDTKVLNDAKVLVWGNEGAEDEADIRADKVLSQLDAMKAGRVVFTGDTVTSAIYFGSILSIPYVLDALIPKLDEVVPA, from the coding sequence GTGACCACCCCCGTACCATCCCTGAGCCGCCGCCTGTTCCTCGGCGGCTCGTTGTCGGCGATCCTGCTCGGCGGTCTGGCCGCCTGCAGCGACAAGAAAGTGGAATCGTCGGAGTCGCCGACTGGGCCGAGCCCGGCGTCGAACCCGGCCTTCCCGGCGACGGTCGAGCACAAGTACGGGACGACCACGATCAAGGCGGCACCGCAGCGGATCGTGGTCGTCGGTTTCACCGAGCAGGACGCACTGCTGGCGCTCGGCGTCGCACCGATCGCGACCACCACAGCGACCTGGGCCGGCGACGACGTGGAGTACAACATCTATCCGTGGGCGAAGGACAAGCTGGGCGACGCGAAGCCCACCGTGCTGGACTCCACCGAGGGTCTGCAGTACGACCAGATCAAGGCGCTCAAGCCGGACCTGATCATCGGCACCAACGCCGGCCTCAGCAAGGACGACTACACCGAGCTGAGCAAGATCGCGCCGACGATCGCCAACAGCGGCACGTACGACAGCGACTGGTACGAGCCCTGGGACACGCAGACGGAGATGATCGGCGAGGCGGTCGGCAAGGTGCCCGAGGCGAAGCAGCTGATCGCCGATCTGAATCAGCGGTTCGCCGACGCGCAGGCAGACCATCCCAAGTTCCAGGGGGTCACGGCCGCCTTCGTCCAGGCGCCCTACACCGATGGCAGCGTGATCGCCTGGCCGGCCGGGCTGAGCAGCGACTTCCTCACCGATCTGGGCTTCGTCATCCCCAAGTCGCTGGACAAATTCGTCGACGAGCAGGTCGCCCAGGCAGAGATCCCGGCCGAGGACACCAAGGTGCTCAATGACGCGAAGGTCCTGGTCTGGGGCAACGAAGGTGCCGAGGACGAGGCCGACATCCGCGCTGACAAGGTGCTCAGCCAGCTGGATGCGATGAAGGCCGGACGCGTCGTGTTCACCGGGGACACGGTGACCTCAGCAATCTATTTCGGCTCGATCCTGTCCATCCCGTACGTGTTGGACGCCTTGATCCCCAAGCTCGACGAGGTCGTACCGGCCTGA
- a CDS encoding ABC transporter substrate-binding protein, which produces MSDLASSAHSRPVARVSRRLLLGGSLSAALVAGLAACNSSAAPAGEEQPSAPAAAVFPVTVTHKYGDTVVPTAPERIVVVGFTEQDILLALGITPVATTEWYGDQPYAVWPWATSKLGEAKPEVIRAPDKLPLEKIAALTPDLIIGTNAGLSKEVYDSLSKIAPTIANSGKYDSDWFEPWPVQTLLVGKAVGKEAEAQQLVDELTKRFADTAASHQQFAGVPAIFLQSPYYEGHAIAYQDGLSTDFLTDLGFVIPKELDAYERDGEQAFIPVEKLDVLNAGDVLIWATENDKSEAELAKNKLFGQLEAVKAGRSIYTGAELAGAIYFATVLSLPYVLDALVPQLEKALPA; this is translated from the coding sequence ATGTCCGACCTGGCCAGTTCCGCTCATTCCCGGCCCGTTGCCCGAGTCAGCCGACGCCTGCTGCTGGGTGGTTCGCTTTCCGCCGCCCTCGTCGCCGGTCTCGCCGCCTGCAACTCCTCGGCCGCCCCGGCTGGCGAGGAACAGCCCTCGGCCCCTGCCGCTGCTGTCTTCCCGGTGACGGTGACGCACAAGTACGGAGACACCGTCGTCCCGACCGCCCCGGAACGGATCGTGGTCGTCGGCTTCACCGAACAGGACATCCTGCTGGCACTCGGCATCACTCCCGTCGCGACCACCGAGTGGTACGGAGACCAGCCGTACGCCGTGTGGCCGTGGGCAACCTCGAAGCTCGGCGAGGCGAAGCCCGAGGTCATCAGGGCTCCCGACAAGCTGCCACTGGAGAAGATCGCTGCGCTCACGCCCGACCTGATCATCGGCACCAACGCGGGTCTGAGCAAGGAGGTCTACGACTCCCTCAGCAAGATCGCGCCCACCATCGCCAACAGCGGCAAGTACGACAGCGACTGGTTCGAACCCTGGCCGGTCCAGACGCTCCTGGTCGGCAAGGCCGTGGGCAAGGAAGCCGAGGCCCAGCAGCTCGTCGACGAGCTGACCAAGAGGTTCGCCGACACGGCAGCCTCGCACCAGCAGTTCGCCGGGGTGCCGGCGATCTTCCTGCAGTCGCCGTACTACGAGGGTCACGCGATCGCGTACCAGGATGGGCTCAGCACCGACTTCCTGACCGATCTGGGCTTCGTCATCCCGAAGGAGCTGGACGCCTATGAGCGCGACGGCGAGCAGGCCTTCATCCCCGTCGAGAAGCTGGACGTGCTGAACGCCGGCGACGTACTCATCTGGGCGACCGAGAACGACAAGTCCGAGGCCGAACTGGCGAAGAACAAGCTGTTCGGCCAGCTGGAGGCGGTGAAAGCCGGGCGGTCGATCTACACCGGCGCCGAGCTGGCCGGAGCCATCTATTTCGCGACCGTGCTCAGCCTGCCCTATGTGCTCGACGCTCTCGTCCCGCAACTGGAGAAGGCGTTGCCGGCCTGA
- a CDS encoding DUF1707 SHOCT-like domain-containing protein — MSEPVPQRIGDAERDRAAEYLREHMSVGRLTQDEFDERLTAALQARTSADLEPLFADLPAPKPGQENASTGSPWPVYQAPALPSPTSYGAATSSSSSALQPIPPMPSSTVANVLATVTGVAWALFVLNFIVGPGLWWLVFVPIVLSSIAGQQRQELNRREKLWREAQHRQLPPNS; from the coding sequence GTGAGTGAGCCAGTTCCGCAGCGGATCGGCGACGCGGAACGAGACCGCGCCGCGGAGTACCTCCGGGAGCACATGAGCGTCGGTCGACTCACCCAGGACGAATTCGACGAGCGCCTCACCGCGGCATTGCAGGCTCGGACCTCCGCTGACCTCGAGCCGCTGTTCGCCGATCTGCCCGCGCCGAAGCCCGGACAGGAGAACGCTTCGACCGGCAGCCCCTGGCCGGTCTACCAGGCACCGGCTCTCCCGTCACCGACCAGCTATGGCGCAGCCACCTCATCATCGTCATCGGCCCTGCAGCCGATACCGCCGATGCCGAGCAGCACGGTCGCCAATGTGTTGGCGACGGTCACCGGCGTGGCCTGGGCCTTGTTCGTCCTCAACTTCATCGTCGGCCCAGGCCTGTGGTGGCTGGTGTTCGTGCCGATCGTGTTGTCCTCCATCGCCGGCCAGCAACGGCAGGAACTCAACCGCCGCGAGAAGCTCTGGCGGGAAGCTCAGCATCGCCAACTCCCACCAAACTCGTAG
- a CDS encoding Gfo/Idh/MocA family protein — protein sequence MGAEADIRWGIVGPGRIAAKVMPDFAYVPNAVCVAAASRSLDRAQAFVDEFGLERAYGSYGELIAAPDIDALYIATPHPQHHKLAVAALQAGKAVLVEKTFTATVAGAEDIIATARACDVFAMEAMWTRFQPAIIAARSLIEDGAIGEVRQVQADLGVDRPYDESDRLFDPAQGGGALLDLGVYVVSFAQYFLGEPDRIEVTGSLAPTGVDWEIGLLLGYADGRAATLLGSLRHHTPGAARIFGTKGWIEVPPRFHHPDRIVLHRKGADPEQIIRPPDGVGYSHELAEATQCLRAGRTESSVMPLSDTLAVQRILNEASERLGVFHREDDSIEV from the coding sequence ATGGGCGCCGAAGCAGACATCAGATGGGGCATCGTCGGACCGGGCCGGATCGCGGCCAAGGTGATGCCTGACTTCGCGTACGTGCCGAATGCGGTCTGCGTGGCCGCGGCCTCCCGCTCCCTCGATCGGGCGCAGGCGTTCGTCGACGAGTTTGGCCTGGAGCGAGCGTACGGGTCGTACGGCGAGCTGATCGCTGCGCCCGACATCGATGCCCTCTATATCGCCACCCCGCATCCACAGCACCACAAGCTCGCGGTGGCGGCGCTGCAGGCCGGCAAGGCCGTGCTGGTGGAGAAGACGTTCACTGCAACAGTGGCCGGGGCGGAGGACATCATCGCCACCGCGCGGGCCTGCGACGTCTTCGCCATGGAGGCGATGTGGACCCGATTCCAACCGGCGATCATCGCCGCCCGTTCCCTGATCGAGGACGGTGCGATCGGCGAGGTTCGCCAGGTGCAGGCCGATCTCGGCGTCGACCGCCCGTACGACGAGTCCGATCGGCTCTTCGACCCCGCCCAAGGGGGCGGTGCGCTGCTGGATCTGGGGGTCTATGTGGTGAGCTTCGCCCAGTATTTCCTGGGCGAGCCCGACCGGATCGAGGTCACCGGCTCATTGGCCCCGACCGGGGTCGACTGGGAAATCGGGCTCTTGCTGGGCTATGCGGACGGGCGGGCAGCCACGCTGCTCGGCTCACTGCGACACCACACTCCGGGGGCCGCGCGGATCTTCGGCACCAAGGGATGGATCGAGGTCCCACCGCGCTTCCACCATCCCGACCGCATCGTGCTACACCGCAAGGGAGCCGACCCGGAGCAGATCATCCGACCGCCGGACGGAGTGGGCTATTCGCACGAGCTGGCTGAGGCCACCCAATGCCTGCGTGCGGGTCGGACGGAATCATCGGTGATGCCGCTGTCCGACACTCTTGCCGTGCAGCGGATCCTGAACGAGGCATCCGAGCGACTCGGCGTCTTCCACCGCGAGGACGACTCGATCGAGGTCTAG
- the recR gene encoding recombination mediator RecR, which yields MYEGPVQDLIDELGRLPGIGPKSAQRLAFHILAADAEDVLRLADTLRLVKDTVKFCEICFNVSEETQCRVCRDPRRDPSLICVVEESKDVVAVERTREFRGRYHVLGGAISPIDGIGPGDLKIRELCLRLADGVVTEVILATDPNLEGEATATYLSRLLIPMGVRVSRLASGLPVGGDLEYADEVTLGRAFEGRRYIDA from the coding sequence GTGTACGAAGGCCCGGTCCAGGACCTGATCGATGAGCTCGGCCGACTGCCCGGCATCGGTCCGAAGAGCGCGCAACGACTTGCGTTCCACATCCTCGCGGCCGACGCGGAAGATGTGCTGCGGCTGGCCGACACCCTGCGGCTGGTCAAGGACACCGTCAAGTTCTGCGAGATCTGCTTCAACGTGTCGGAGGAGACACAGTGCCGGGTCTGCCGTGATCCCCGGCGGGATCCGTCGCTGATCTGTGTGGTCGAGGAGTCCAAGGACGTCGTCGCGGTGGAGCGGACTCGGGAGTTCCGCGGGCGCTACCACGTGCTCGGTGGCGCGATCAGCCCGATCGATGGCATCGGACCCGGCGACCTGAAGATCCGCGAGCTCTGCCTGCGGCTCGCCGATGGCGTGGTCACCGAGGTCATTCTCGCCACCGACCCGAATCTCGAGGGCGAGGCCACGGCCACCTATCTGAGCCGGCTGCTGATCCCGATGGGTGTGCGGGTCAGTCGGCTGGCGAGCGGCCTGCCTGTCGGTGGCGATCTGGAGTATGCCGACGAGGTCACCCTGGGACGTGCCTTCGAGGGCCGCCGCTACATCGACGCGTGA
- a CDS encoding YbaB/EbfC family nucleoid-associated protein: MLPSDGDMSGFLAQAQAMQQQLLQAQQELAETEVTGSAGGGLVTATVRGTGELVGLVIQPEAADPEDTETLADLVVAAVRDANHQVQAVTAAKLGPLAGGLGGGLGGGLPF; encoded by the coding sequence ATGCTTCCGTCCGATGGCGACATGTCCGGCTTCTTGGCTCAGGCCCAGGCGATGCAGCAGCAGCTGCTGCAGGCGCAGCAGGAGCTGGCCGAGACCGAGGTGACCGGCTCGGCTGGTGGTGGTCTGGTGACGGCGACAGTGCGCGGTACGGGCGAGTTGGTCGGCCTGGTCATTCAGCCCGAGGCCGCGGATCCCGAGGACACGGAGACACTGGCCGACCTGGTCGTCGCCGCCGTCCGAGACGCCAATCATCAGGTGCAGGCTGTGACGGCCGCAAAGCTCGGTCCGCTGGCTGGTGGTCTTGGTGGCGGTCTTGGTGGCGGGCTGCCGTTCTGA